Proteins encoded within one genomic window of Microbacterium sp. LKL04:
- a CDS encoding nucleosidase translates to MKLLVAALDSELVAFPEELPGFDRLVTGPGKLQATYALTRALDRASYDEIVVVGTAGSVDAGTVGVHDVTTALQHDVSDVDGVAGQHVSLPPTVSIAGREGTTIATGDHFVDDAQTVEAIRALGGTLVDMEAYAYIWVAQQFGVPIRILKAVSDSAQDDAITDWRDAVAICSGQLRERITELYGV, encoded by the coding sequence GTGAAGCTCCTCGTCGCCGCTCTGGATTCCGAACTCGTCGCCTTCCCCGAGGAGCTCCCCGGTTTCGACCGGCTCGTCACCGGGCCCGGCAAGCTGCAGGCCACGTATGCCCTGACGCGCGCGCTCGACCGCGCGAGCTACGACGAGATCGTCGTCGTCGGGACCGCCGGATCGGTGGATGCCGGCACGGTGGGTGTGCACGACGTGACCACCGCACTGCAGCACGATGTGTCGGACGTCGACGGCGTCGCAGGCCAGCACGTCTCGCTGCCGCCGACGGTGTCGATCGCAGGCCGCGAGGGCACGACCATCGCGACGGGCGACCACTTCGTCGACGACGCGCAGACCGTGGAAGCGATCCGGGCCCTCGGCGGCACGCTCGTCGACATGGAGGCCTACGCCTACATCTGGGTGGCGCAGCAGTTCGGTGTGCCGATCCGCATCCTGAAGGCGGTCTCCGACAGCGCGCAGGATGACGCGATCACCGACTGGCGGGACGCGGTCGCGATCTGCAGCGGTCAGCTGCGCGAGCGGATCACCGAGCTCTACGGCGTCTGA
- a CDS encoding NAD(+) synthase, producing the protein MTQDLPFENPYRHGYARVAACTVPVAIADPATNAEAVLESARACHEESVAVAVFPELCLSGYAIEDLVMQDVVLDAVVTAIERLVAASIDLSPLLVVGAPLRMQNRLYNCAVVIHRGRVLGVAPKSHLPTYREFYESRWYARGDGAPDTVTLAGEEVPVGTDLLFEATDVPGLVVHAEICEDFWVPVPPSSHAALAGATVLLNLSGSPITIARAEDRRILVQSQSFRCLAAYVYAAAGQGESTNDVSWDGQTLIYENGTLLAETERFPDGPRHAIADIDLDRLRQDRLRQGTFEDNARTESSWPTRIPFTVEPAASLTGLRRPLDRFPFVPDDPARLDLDCYEAFNIQVSGLEQRLRAIGQPKPVIGVSGGLDSTHALLVVARAMDRMGRPRSDILAFTMPGFATGEHTKSNAIALAEAIGATIETIDIRPMATELLTGLGHPFAKGEPVYDVTFENVQAGARTDFLFRLANQRGGVVIGTSDLSELALGWATYGVGDHMAHYGVNAGVPKTLIQHLIRWVIAHSDESGATLTDRAKEVLQAVLDTEISPELVPAGQDGKVQSTESTIGPYALHDFTLFHVLRYGFRPSKIVFLAEHAWAEADAGAWPPGFPAHERFAYDRATIVRWMRVFLKRYFGFAQFKRSAVPNAPKVSPAGSLSPRGDWRAPSDGNATAWLAELDAAFPGEEG; encoded by the coding sequence GTGACCCAGGACCTTCCGTTCGAGAACCCGTACCGGCACGGCTATGCGCGCGTGGCAGCGTGCACGGTGCCGGTCGCGATCGCCGATCCGGCGACCAACGCCGAGGCGGTCCTGGAGAGCGCACGCGCCTGTCATGAGGAGAGCGTCGCGGTCGCCGTGTTCCCCGAACTCTGCCTCTCGGGGTATGCCATCGAGGACCTCGTCATGCAGGACGTCGTCCTCGATGCCGTCGTCACCGCGATCGAGCGGCTGGTCGCGGCATCCATCGATCTCTCCCCCCTCCTCGTCGTCGGCGCGCCGCTGCGGATGCAGAACCGGCTCTACAACTGCGCCGTCGTGATCCACCGCGGGCGTGTGCTCGGTGTCGCGCCCAAGTCGCACCTGCCCACCTACCGCGAGTTCTACGAGTCCCGCTGGTACGCACGCGGCGACGGCGCCCCCGACACCGTGACCCTCGCCGGCGAGGAGGTTCCGGTCGGCACCGACCTGCTGTTCGAGGCGACCGACGTGCCGGGACTCGTCGTCCATGCCGAGATCTGCGAGGACTTCTGGGTGCCGGTGCCGCCGTCCTCGCACGCGGCCCTCGCCGGCGCGACGGTCCTCCTCAACCTTTCGGGCAGCCCCATCACGATCGCGCGCGCCGAGGACCGCCGCATCCTCGTGCAGTCGCAGTCCTTCCGCTGCCTCGCCGCCTACGTCTACGCCGCTGCGGGTCAGGGAGAGTCGACCAACGACGTCTCGTGGGACGGGCAGACGCTCATCTACGAGAACGGCACACTCCTCGCCGAGACCGAGCGCTTCCCCGACGGCCCGCGGCACGCGATCGCCGACATCGACCTCGACCGGCTCCGCCAGGACCGCCTGCGTCAGGGCACGTTCGAGGACAACGCCCGCACTGAATCGTCGTGGCCCACTCGCATCCCCTTCACGGTGGAGCCGGCGGCATCCCTCACCGGCCTCCGCCGCCCGCTCGACCGCTTCCCCTTCGTGCCGGACGACCCTGCCCGCCTCGACCTCGACTGTTACGAAGCCTTCAACATCCAGGTGTCGGGACTCGAGCAGCGCCTGCGCGCGATCGGGCAGCCGAAGCCCGTCATCGGCGTCTCGGGGGGCCTCGACTCGACGCACGCCCTGCTCGTCGTCGCCCGCGCCATGGACCGGATGGGACGGCCGCGGAGCGACATCCTCGCCTTCACGATGCCCGGCTTCGCGACCGGAGAGCACACGAAGTCGAACGCGATCGCCCTCGCCGAGGCGATCGGCGCCACGATCGAGACGATCGACATCCGCCCGATGGCGACGGAGCTGCTGACCGGGCTCGGGCATCCGTTCGCGAAAGGCGAGCCCGTCTACGACGTGACGTTCGAGAACGTCCAAGCCGGCGCCCGCACCGACTTCCTGTTCCGCCTCGCGAATCAGCGCGGCGGCGTCGTCATCGGCACGTCCGACCTGTCCGAGCTCGCCCTCGGCTGGGCGACCTACGGCGTCGGCGATCACATGGCCCACTACGGCGTGAACGCGGGGGTCCCGAAGACCCTCATCCAGCACCTCATCCGCTGGGTCATCGCGCACAGCGACGAGTCGGGCGCGACCCTCACCGACCGCGCCAAGGAGGTCCTGCAGGCCGTCCTCGACACCGAGATCAGCCCCGAGCTCGTGCCGGCCGGCCAGGACGGCAAGGTCCAGTCGACCGAGAGCACGATCGGCCCCTACGCCCTGCACGACTTCACGCTCTTCCACGTCCTCCGCTACGGCTTCCGCCCGTCGAAGATCGTCTTCCTCGCCGAGCACGCCTGGGCCGAGGCGGATGCCGGGGCGTGGCCTCCCGGCTTCCCCGCCCACGAGCGGTTCGCGTACGACCGAGCAACGATCGTGCGGTGGATGCGGGTGTTCCTGAAGCGCTACTTCGGGTTCGCGCAGTTCAAGCGCAGCGCCGTCCCGAACGCGCCGAAGGTCTCGCCTGCGGGCTCGCTCTCGCCGCGCGGCGACTGGCGCGCGCCGTCCGACGGCAACGCGACGGCGTGGCTGGCGGAGCTCGACGCGGCCTTCCCCGGCGAGGAGGGCTGA
- a CDS encoding AAA family ATPase has translation MKLHRLEVTGFGPFRERQIVDFDAFDDDGLFLISGRTGAGKSSILDGVSFALYGSVPRYEGGDRRLRSDHSFLTDPTEVRLEFTVGGTRWRVTRAPEYERPAKRGGGLTLEPARAELEEWVDDRWVGRAAKQREVGIALDEVLGLSAQQFQQVILLAQNKFSRFLLAANAERQQLLRTLFGTKRFEGYKDALDERRRDAQKRLDENGARVRALLEVAEREISTHDLHGADTGEAPLDADVLGRKEAVERALARAEYRVDARGNERAVATARAEAATAEHRRLVQIAERLADLQRARTDLAARESERSEIDALRERLYRARAAEALRAPVENAARAADALAAAQADHRDAEEAWTAAGGSPDDDIPATIEGLTTRIARAQAAAEAERDAAALGDAQQLRRDELARLDEALRDLDAVLGAVPERRRLAALQLAEARTVAGRHDDLAASRTDLAARLDAARSLERLSPRAAEAEAAYADANALSAAASAHVGEVLRRRLRGYAGELAASLVDGEPCAVCGSTAHPRPAVHDGEPVTDDDLAAAEKARDDAAVAEKDAARAAAAAREAVTAAAAAAGGRDADELADAVADLDDRITSAAAARSRVDELSRDAEQIDELEADALREAAAVRERAGAVREELATVDGALQTARRAVEAARGEHESVAARIAADEKLRRLAAALLDARRSEQTRREAADAADGDRDARIAGTMFASPADVLAALLPADETDRLVRRVEEHAAALTAARARALELELETVDQTAEPETVSAAAREAAEADDARSAAIAAEADAVNLATGLRDLVTRIDAAAGAVATQAEEAAAITRLADTVAGRAPNTMKMDLETFVLAAELEEIVAAANLRLAEMSSGRYTLRHSDAKQARGAASGLSIEVLDAHTGRLRSPQSLSGGESFLASLALALGLAEVVTSRAGGIRLDTLFIDEGFGSLDPETLELAMRTLDELRAGGRIVGVISHVEAMKEQIPAQLVVEATPEGPSIVRQDVMTQPLG, from the coding sequence GTGAAGCTCCACCGGCTCGAGGTGACGGGGTTCGGTCCGTTCCGCGAGCGGCAGATCGTCGACTTCGACGCCTTCGACGACGACGGTCTCTTCCTGATCTCGGGTCGTACGGGTGCGGGCAAGTCGAGCATCCTGGACGGCGTCAGCTTCGCCCTGTACGGCTCGGTGCCGCGCTACGAGGGCGGCGACCGGCGGCTGCGCAGCGACCACAGTTTCCTCACCGACCCGACCGAGGTGCGCCTCGAGTTCACCGTCGGGGGCACCCGCTGGCGGGTGACCCGCGCGCCCGAGTACGAGCGGCCCGCCAAACGCGGCGGCGGTCTGACCCTCGAACCGGCGCGCGCCGAGCTCGAGGAGTGGGTCGACGACCGATGGGTCGGCCGTGCCGCCAAGCAGCGCGAGGTCGGGATCGCCCTCGACGAGGTGCTCGGGCTCAGCGCGCAGCAGTTCCAGCAGGTCATCCTGCTCGCACAGAACAAGTTCTCGCGCTTCCTGCTCGCGGCCAACGCGGAACGTCAGCAGCTGCTCCGCACCCTCTTCGGGACCAAGCGCTTCGAGGGCTACAAGGACGCTCTCGACGAACGCCGGCGCGACGCGCAGAAACGGCTCGACGAGAACGGCGCACGGGTACGCGCGCTGCTCGAGGTCGCCGAGCGCGAGATCTCGACGCACGACCTCCACGGAGCGGATACCGGCGAGGCTCCTCTCGACGCGGACGTCCTCGGACGGAAGGAAGCCGTCGAGCGAGCCCTCGCGCGAGCAGAGTACCGCGTCGATGCGCGCGGCAACGAGCGAGCAGTCGCGACGGCTCGGGCCGAGGCAGCGACGGCGGAGCACCGGCGGCTCGTCCAGATCGCGGAGCGTCTCGCCGACCTCCAGCGAGCCCGCACCGACCTCGCCGCGCGTGAGTCCGAGAGATCCGAGATCGACGCTCTCCGAGAGCGCCTCTACCGGGCACGGGCCGCCGAGGCGCTGCGTGCTCCCGTCGAGAACGCCGCGCGAGCCGCTGATGCCCTGGCCGCGGCACAGGCGGATCATCGAGACGCGGAGGAGGCCTGGACCGCCGCGGGGGGTTCGCCCGACGACGACATTCCCGCGACGATCGAGGGACTCACGACCCGTATCGCACGCGCCCAGGCCGCCGCCGAGGCGGAACGGGATGCTGCCGCGCTGGGCGACGCTCAGCAGCTGCGCCGCGACGAGCTGGCCCGCCTCGACGAGGCGCTCCGCGACCTCGATGCCGTCCTCGGGGCCGTGCCCGAGCGGCGCCGGCTCGCGGCGCTCCAGCTGGCAGAAGCCCGCACCGTCGCCGGGCGACACGACGACCTCGCCGCCTCGCGCACCGATCTCGCCGCTCGACTCGACGCCGCCCGGTCTCTCGAACGGCTGAGCCCCCGCGCCGCCGAGGCCGAAGCGGCGTACGCGGACGCCAATGCACTCTCCGCGGCGGCATCCGCGCACGTCGGCGAGGTGCTCCGCCGGCGCCTGCGCGGCTATGCGGGTGAACTCGCGGCATCCCTCGTCGACGGCGAACCCTGCGCTGTCTGCGGATCCACGGCCCACCCTCGTCCGGCGGTCCACGACGGTGAACCCGTGACGGACGACGACCTCGCCGCCGCGGAGAAGGCGCGTGACGATGCCGCCGTGGCCGAGAAGGATGCCGCCCGGGCAGCGGCCGCCGCGCGGGAAGCCGTCACGGCGGCCGCGGCCGCGGCGGGCGGTCGGGATGCCGACGAACTGGCTGACGCCGTGGCCGACCTCGACGATAGGATCACGTCCGCCGCCGCCGCGCGCTCCCGCGTCGACGAGCTGAGTCGCGATGCCGAGCAGATCGACGAGCTCGAAGCCGACGCGCTCCGCGAGGCCGCAGCCGTGCGCGAGCGCGCAGGTGCCGTCCGCGAGGAGCTCGCGACGGTCGACGGGGCGCTGCAGACCGCCCGCCGAGCTGTCGAGGCGGCGCGTGGTGAGCACGAGAGCGTCGCCGCGCGCATCGCCGCCGATGAGAAGCTCCGCCGGCTCGCCGCGGCGCTGCTCGACGCTCGCCGGAGCGAGCAGACCCGTCGGGAGGCGGCGGACGCGGCGGACGGTGACCGGGACGCACGCATCGCGGGCACCATGTTCGCGTCGCCTGCCGACGTCCTCGCCGCGCTCCTGCCGGCCGACGAGACGGATCGACTCGTGCGTCGCGTCGAGGAGCACGCAGCCGCGCTCACCGCCGCCCGAGCGCGCGCGCTCGAACTCGAACTCGAGACCGTCGATCAGACGGCCGAGCCCGAGACCGTCTCGGCCGCTGCGCGCGAGGCAGCCGAGGCCGACGACGCCCGGTCCGCCGCGATCGCCGCCGAGGCCGACGCCGTGAACCTCGCGACGGGCCTGCGCGACCTCGTCACGCGCATCGACGCTGCCGCGGGTGCCGTCGCGACGCAGGCCGAGGAGGCCGCCGCGATCACGCGTCTCGCCGACACCGTCGCGGGCAGGGCTCCCAACACGATGAAGATGGACCTCGAGACCTTCGTCCTCGCCGCGGAGCTCGAAGAGATCGTCGCCGCCGCGAACCTGCGGCTGGCAGAGATGTCGTCGGGTCGCTACACCCTGCGCCACTCCGATGCGAAGCAGGCTCGGGGCGCGGCATCCGGCTTGTCGATCGAGGTCCTCGACGCGCACACGGGACGGCTCCGCTCACCGCAGTCGCTCTCGGGCGGCGAGTCCTTCCTGGCCTCGCTCGCGCTCGCCCTGGGGCTCGCCGAAGTCGTCACGTCCCGGGCAGGCGGCATCCGTCTCGACACGCTGTTCATCGACGAGGGGTTCGGTTCCCTCGACCCCGAGACACTGGAACTCGCCATGCGCACCCTCGACGAATTGCGCGCCGGCGGTCGGATCGTGGGCGTCATCAGTCACGTCGAGGCGATGAAGGAGCAGATCCCCGCTCAGCTCGTCGTCGAGGCGACACCGGAAGGGCCGAGCATCGTCCGGCAGGACGTCATGACCCAGCCCTTAGGCTGA